The Paenibacillus sp. FSL H7-0357 nucleotide sequence TCGCAAGCTGTAAAGGTAATCTCCAAGAATGTACCAGTCCACCTGTCGGTTGAAGGACCTGAGGGGCCGGTCGCTGAGGGAGCGCTGCAAGCATCCAACGCGCTGGCGGCATTGAAGAAGCTTACGGCATCCGGAAATATTCCGCTGGAGATTACGGAGTCCTCCTATGGCAGCTATGTGTCGGGCATTAATGGGATTAAGAACGGAACCCATGACGGCTATTGGAACTTCCTGGTGTCGCGCGGCGGGAAATGGATCTACCCAAGCGAAGGCATGGGTGATTTCAAACTGCAGGCGCAGGACAAGGTGCTTGTCTATTTTGCCGGTGCCAACACGAAGGTAGTAAATTCCGTTGCAGTATCTCCACCGCAGCCAAAACCGGGAGAAACGTTTAAAGTGACCGTTACCGGGGTGGAGTGGGTATGGAATAACACGACATTTGCTTCCGAACCGGTTGTTTCACCGGCAGCCGGAGTGAAGGTAACCATTGGCGGTAAAACAGTCACTACGGACAGCCAAGGCGTTGCAGTTTTTGAAGGAGGCTTGTCCGGCAAAATATACACGCTGGCCGTAACCGGTTATGTTGCGGAAGCCACACCAAATATTGCTCGCTATACGGATTCGCTGAAGGTAGCTCCGGGCAATGTAACCTCCTATCTGTCCATTGAAGGGCCACAGGGTCCGGTAGCCGAGGGCACGCTGGAAGCATACAACGCGTTTGATGCGCTGCAGCAGCTGGCAGATGCGAACAACATTCCGCTAAAGGTTACGGAATCTTCCTTCGGCATCTTTGTAGGGGGCATTAATGGAATCGAGAACGGAGCCTATAACAATCAGGGTTACTGGGCCTTTGCCGTATTGCGCGGCGGGGCGTGGATTTATCCGGATGTGGGCTTAAATGATTATATTCTGCAGACTTCCGACAAAGTGCTTGTCTACTATGCCGGAGAAAATACGCAGGTAGTAGATTCGGTACAGATTTCGCCTGCGCAGCCGAAGCAGGGTGAGGCATTCACCGCTAAGGTTACGCAGAAGAAATGGGTCTGGAATAATGACACGTATACTTCTGATCCGGTGACTTCACCGGCTGCGGGAGTGCAGGTCACTGTTGGCGATAAAACCATCACTGCTAATGAGCAAGGGCTCGCAACCTTTGAGGGAGGCCTGCCTGCCAAAACATACACGCTGGCCGTGAGCGGTTATGTCGAAGGCGGGACGCCTAAGATTGCCCGCTACACGCAGCCGCTGACCGTTACAGCTTCCGTAGAAGTGCCTGAGACTGCATCGGCCACGCTCACAGTCATTGGAGACACTACTAAGGGAACCATTCTGGCTGGTACCAAGATGACGCTGAACGAGGGGGAGACCGCATACAGCCTGCTGATCCGCCAGCTTGGAAGCAAGGTTGTCAGCGGCGGAAGCGGAGACAGTGTATACATTAAAGCGATTGATGGCTTGGCAGAAAGAGACCGCGGTGAGAAAAGCGGCTGGATGTACTCCGTAAACGGTGTCTACCCGGATTACAGCTCCGGAAGTTATAAGCTGAGCAGCGGTGATGCCGTAGCCTGGCGTTATACGCTTAATGGCGGAGATGATCTGAAGGGATCGGCTGGAGGTTCCTCCGGCACTGGAGGTGCAGCAGCAGGTACGGGCGGCAGCACGGTGAATGTGGACATCACCCCGGATAATACCCTTCCGCTGAATCAAGTAGGACAGACAACAGCTGTTTCGAACCTGAGCACTAAAATGACTCCAGCAGCAGCGGCTGCCCTTAGGCAGAAGCTGGCGGCAAACGTGGCTGTCTTCGAGCAGGAGGTCACTCCGGGTGCGGCGGCAACCTTGCAGGACAGCGGCGGTGAAGTGAAGCTGCAGCTGCCAGCCGGTTCCGTGTCCGGCAATGTGAAGATCAGCGTACGCGAGACTAATTCAGAACGCGCTGAGCTGGTATCGGGACTTTATGATTTCAAACCGGATGGTACGAAATTTGTGAAGCCGGCAGATCTCTCGATTACAGTTCCGGTTACGGCGGTAAACCCTGCCAATCTGGCTTTGGCATGGCTTGACGAAAGCACCGGCCGCTGGATTCCGGTTCCCGCTGCGCTGGATGCGCAAAGTGGGGTGATCACCGGAAAGGTCAGTCACTTCACGGCCTTTGCCGTAGTGGACCGCAGTAAATGGGAGCCGCAGCCGCAGCAGCTGAAGAGCGATATTGCAGCTACTGCCAAGGCAATCACGGCAGCCGAAGAGATCAGCGATTGGCAGGCGATTGGACTCGCCCGTTCCGGCCACACAGTACCGGCCGCTTATTTGAACGGAGTGAAGGAGCAGCTTGCCGCGAATAAAGGGGAGTTCCGCAAGGTTACGGATTATGAACGTTTGGCGCTGGCTGTTGCCGCTGCCGGCGGTGATCCGCAGAATATTGGCGGGTATAATCTGATTGAGAAAATTTATAACAATGACCATATGGTAAGCCAGGGCAGCAACGGCCTCATTTTTGCCCTGATTGCGCTGGACAGCGGTTCTTATACTGTACCTGCGAATGCGCAGTGGACTAAGGAACGGCTGATCAAGTCCATCCTGGAACTGCAAAGCAAAGACGGCGGATTCCCGCTGACAGCTGGCAGCACCGATGATGTGGACATTACCGCTATGGCGGTTACTGCACTCTCATCCCATAATGACCAGGCGGAAGTAAAAGCGGCTGCGGATAAAGCGATCGGCTGGCTGTCACAGCAGCAGCTTGAAGGCGGCGGCTTCAAGCTCTCGGGAGCAGAAAACAGCGAGAGCACGTCACAGGTCATCATTGCCCTGAGTGCTGCCGGAGTTGGTCCTAATGACTCCAGATTTATTAAAGCTAAGGGCGGACTTCTCAGCCATCTGGCTTCGTTCAGACAAAGCACTGGCGGCTATGCTCATTCGGCTGGGCAGCCTGAGAACAGCCTGGCTACCGAACAGGCATTACTGGCACTGGCTGCGTACAACCGGTTCCTGGCCGGAGAGGCGAAGCTGTTCAGCATCTCGCCAGCCGATTCCGGCAGTGTGTCCTTTGCCGATGAGGGCAAAATTTCAGCCTGGGCGCTGGACTCCGTTCACAAGGCCTATGAGCAAAAGCTGATGGAAGGCGTCAGCGGATCAAGCCTGATTTTTGCACCGAAGCAGAATATTACCCGTGCTGAATTCGCTGCGCTGCTGCTGAGACTGACAGATCAGACACCTGCTGCAGCTTCGGCTGCACCAGTATTCAGCGACGTAAAAGCCGGCACATGGTATTATGGAGCTGTGCTTAAAGCGAAAGAGCTCGGATGGGTAGGCGGAGTTACGGATACAACCTTTAATCCGAATGGCTGGATTACCCGCGAGGATATGGCTGTGATGATTTCCAGAGCGTTCAAGCTGGAGAACGGTTCTGCGGCTTCGGCGAAGACTGCGAAGTTCACAGACGAGCGCCGGATCAGCAGCTATGCGCTGTCAGCGGTCCATACGGTAACGGAGTCCGGTTATATGACCGGCTTCAATGGAGGATTTGACCCGTCAAGTGCCGTAACCAGAGAAATGGCGGCGGTCGTAGCCGTAAGATTGCCTTAAGTGTAATCCATCTTTAAGAAGGCGATTGAGCGGAGTAACAGGTTCATCGGACTGAAGCTTCAAAAGAAAACATAGAGTATAGGAACGGAACGGGGGAGCAGCAGGACAGCCTCCGTTCCTTTCCCTTTTTTCGGAGGTGTGAAAATTAATGTCCAAGCAATCCAAACGATGGTTGTTTTATCCCTTGCTTCTTCTCTTGGCGGCGTTGCTACTGGCCGGCTGTTCTTCCGGCGAGCGGCAGTCTGCCGGTTCTGATCTGAACAGTGCAGCAAATACCACCGCTACACAAAGCCCCGCCCCTGATAACGCCGCGTCTCCGCAAACCGGAGACGCAGCGAACACGGCCCCGCCGTCAGAACCGGCGGGCAGCACCGCTTCGCCTTCCGCGGAGGCGTCGGCGGCTCTTGAAGGAGCGGCGACGTCTGCGCCGCCTGACACCGCTGCAGGCACGGTGACAAGTCCCGTGCCTGCAGGAACTACGGCGCCGGCTGCGCATAGCCCGGCAGCCGGCACCGCCGGAGCAGCCGCCGCGAAGGCGTCGGCGGCACCCGGCGCAGCAGGCGGCGCCAGTGCGGGCCCGGCAGAGTCCTCTGCCAAGCCCGCAGCCACCGCGCGTCCATCTGCCGGCGCGAATAAGCCGGCAGCCACCGCACGTCCGTCTGCCGGCGCGAATAAGCCGGCAGCCACCGCGCGTCCAGCGGCTGCCGTTACGCAGCCGCCGTCCGAAGCGGCAGCGCCTGCGAAGCCCGCCGCTGCGGAGAGCACAGCTACCGTCTCCATCACAGGGGATGAGGAGTACGGCGTGATTTTGGCTCCGGCAGCCTTTGAAATTGAGAAGGGCGAAAGTGCGCTGGAGCTGTTGAAACGGATTACCCGCAAGAACAAAATACAGATGGAATACCAGGGCTCCAAGGGTTTCGCCTATGTGGAAGGAATAGACAATCTGTATGAATTCGACCATGGGGCAGAGAGCGGCTGGATGTACAAGGTGAACGGGGAGTTTCCGGGCAAAGGTGCCGGAAGCTATACTGTACAGCCCGGGGATGCTATTGAGTGGCTGTACACCCTGGATCTGGGCAAAGATCTGGGAGCCAAAGCGCCATGAACAGCGGCTTTCGCTCCATGCATCCTTCGGTAGCCCTGCTATACTATGCAGGGCTGCTGCTGTTCGCTGCCCTGCTGTTTCATCCGCTGTTTCTGGTAACGGAAATTGCCGGTTTACTTGGCCTTCTGCTGCTGCAGGGACAGGGACGGAAGCTGCTGCGGGGGCTGCCTTTTTACCTGTTGATGGCCGGCTCCGTGGCCGTGATTAATCCATTGTTCTCGCACCGGGGCTCGCACATCCTGTTTTATTTTATGGATCAGCCGATTACGTTGGAAGCGGTGTTCTACGGACTGATGATGATGACCGTGCTGCTGACGATTTTTATATTGTTCATTTCTTATAACTACACGGTAACGGCGGATAAATTCATGTACCTGTTCGCCGGGGCAGCGCCTAAGACGGCCCTGCTGACGTTGATGACGATCCGCTTTGTGCCTTTGTTTCAGCGGCGGCTGCGGCAAATTTCCCTGATTCAGCAGATCAGAGGCATTGATGTAAGCAAGGGAAAGCTGCGCAAAAGAATGAGGGACGGCATGACCCTGCTCAAGGTGCTTCTGACCTGGTCGCTGGAGGAGGCGCTGCAGACGGCCGATTCGATGAAAGCACGCGGCTACGGCATCCGCAAACGCAGTGTGTACGGGATTTACAGGCTTGACCGGCAGGACAAGACCGTCTTGGCTCTGCTCTCGCTCAGCGGTATAATTCCGCTGTTTGGCTGGCTGCAGGGGTACGGCATCTTTGAGATATATCCGCGGATGAAACCTATGGCCTGGGGCTCAGGCGAGGCGGTCATGTATGCCGGCTTCTGCCTGTTCGTAGGAATCCCCCTCTGGCTGGAAGGAAAGGAGAAATGGTTATGGCGATCATCGCGGCGGAAGGATTTTCCTTCCGGTATCCCGATGCAGAGAGAGACACGCTCCATGAGCTCTCATTTACGATAGAGGAGGGCGAGTTCGTTGTGCTTCTCGGCCCTTCAGGCTGCGGCAAAACAACACTTCTGCGCCATCTGAAACGGGAGCTTGCTCCGGTGGGATTGAACAGCGGTTCCATCAGCTATCAAGGGAAGCCGCTGGCGGAATTGCCTGCGGAGACAGCAGCCGGGGATATCGGGATCGTATTTCAGAATCCGGATGCGCAGATTGTGATGGATACCGTATGGCATGAGCTGGCTTTTGCGATGGAAAATATGGGCTACCCGCCATCGGTCATGCGCAGCAGGCTGGCGGAAATCGCCGGGCTGTTCGGGCTGGAGCCGCTACTGTACAAATCGGTGCATGAGCTCTCAGGTGGACAAAAGCAGCTGCTGAATCTGGCCTCCGTGCTGCTGCTTCAGCCCAAGCTGCTGCTGCTGGACGAGCCGACCTCACAGCTTGATCCTGTCGCTGCCCGCGAGTTTATCCAGACCTTGCAGCGGCTGAATGAGGAACTGTCGATGACGGTCATCATCAGCGAGCACAGGCTGGAGGAGGTGCTGCCGCTGGCCGACCGGGTGCTGATGCTGGAGGATGGTGTTCTGCAGGCCCAGGACACTCCCCGCGGATTCGTGCGGGGAGCCGGGCAGGGCCTGAACGCGAGTCATCAGGCCTACCTGCCGACAGCGTCGCGGTTATTCCTCGCCCTGTCACCGGAGGCCTCATCCGTTCCGCTGGAATCCATTCCGCTGACGGTGCGTGAGGGCAAACGCTGGCTGCATTCACACGCAGCAGCAGCGCCTGCTGGAGCTACGGCTACCAGCGGCTCACACTCCGCTGCGGGCGTCCTTTCGCCTGTGACCGCAGGCCGTGCAACAGCATCACAAGACGGTGCAGCTTCACGCTTCACCGGCGAAGCCAATGCCGCAGCACCCCTGCTCAGCTGCCGGGAAGTCACCTTCCGTTATGAGAAGGACGGCCCGGAGGTGCTGCGCAAGCTGACGTTGTCCCTTCACCGGGGAGAGCTGCTGGCTATCATGGGCGGGAATGGTGCGGGGAAATCGACCCTGCTGCATGTACTGGGCGGGCTGGCGAAGCCGCAGCGCGGCAAGGTCGAGTCTGCCAAAGGGCTGAAGTCCGGTCTTCTGGCCCAGAACCCGCTGCTCTATTTCAGCTATGACACGGTAGCGGAGGAACTGCGGCATATGGCCCAGTATGCAGGCAAGTCTCCTGAGGAGGAGAAACGGGAGATAGAAGCCCTGCTGGATGTATTTCAGCTTCATCAAGTGCTGGACAGCCATCCGCATGATATCAGCGGCGGCCAGCAGCAGAAGCTGGCGCTGGCCATGATAATGCTGCTGAAGCCCGGCGTTCTGCTGCTGGATGAGCCGACCAAGGGGCTGGACCCCGGGGCGAAGGAAAGATTGGCAGCCTTGCTAAGGCAGCTTTTGGAGCAAGGCATAAGCATTATTATCGTGACGCATGATGTGGAGTTTGCTGCAAAATACGCAACCCGCTGCGCGATGCTGTTTGACGGAAGCATTACAGCAGAGGGAGCTCCGGCGGAGTTTTTCAGCAGCAACTATTTCTATACAACGGT carries:
- a CDS encoding ABC transporter ATP-binding protein — its product is MAIIAAEGFSFRYPDAERDTLHELSFTIEEGEFVVLLGPSGCGKTTLLRHLKRELAPVGLNSGSISYQGKPLAELPAETAAGDIGIVFQNPDAQIVMDTVWHELAFAMENMGYPPSVMRSRLAEIAGLFGLEPLLYKSVHELSGGQKQLLNLASVLLLQPKLLLLDEPTSQLDPVAAREFIQTLQRLNEELSMTVIISEHRLEEVLPLADRVLMLEDGVLQAQDTPRGFVRGAGQGLNASHQAYLPTASRLFLALSPEASSVPLESIPLTVREGKRWLHSHAAAAPAGATATSGSHSAAGVLSPVTAGRATASQDGAASRFTGEANAAAPLLSCREVTFRYEKDGPEVLRKLTLSLHRGELLAIMGGNGAGKSTLLHVLGGLAKPQRGKVESAKGLKSGLLAQNPLLYFSYDTVAEELRHMAQYAGKSPEEEKREIEALLDVFQLHQVLDSHPHDISGGQQQKLALAMIMLLKPGVLLLDEPTKGLDPGAKERLAALLRQLLEQGISIIIVTHDVEFAAKYATRCAMLFDGSITAEGAPAEFFSSNYFYTTVVNRMVRDLLPQALTFEDVIRTWQDSGFRC
- a CDS encoding energy-coupling factor transporter transmembrane component T — its product is MNSGFRSMHPSVALLYYAGLLLFAALLFHPLFLVTEIAGLLGLLLLQGQGRKLLRGLPFYLLMAGSVAVINPLFSHRGSHILFYFMDQPITLEAVFYGLMMMTVLLTIFILFISYNYTVTADKFMYLFAGAAPKTALLTLMTIRFVPLFQRRLRQISLIQQIRGIDVSKGKLRKRMRDGMTLLKVLLTWSLEEALQTADSMKARGYGIRKRSVYGIYRLDRQDKTVLALLSLSGIIPLFGWLQGYGIFEIYPRMKPMAWGSGEAVMYAGFCLFVGIPLWLEGKEKWLWRSSRRKDFPSGIPMQRETRSMSSHLR
- a CDS encoding DUF4430 domain-containing protein; its protein translation is MKTLLSAKSFMLGLALLLVISILGTALVPSGQVFAGAVSATASGGTESVTAAVYAADESGAEPAAAALTAKQQITVAGATYAAAEYMLSSGVTSEWQAVGLAQAGYKVPESYVRLLEQKVRTASGSFAAVTDYARIVLAVQAVGADPANFAGNGSEPGFNLVERIYNSDKMSGQTLNNPVYALLALDSGNYTIGADAKWSKAALLSEILSKQNADGGFALTSGASEPDMTAMALTALAAHKSDPLVATAGQKAVAWLSAAQDSNGGFGGSSESAAQVIIGLASFGVDPEGAEFTKGEADLISRLLSFSVEGGGFAHNQGGNVNAFATEQGLQALVAYTLYSGGGNGKLYDFTKPAVPNPLVYVPLVIEGPQNTLGEGMAYAGNVLEVLEKVAAQKGLPIKNESGSYVTGIGGIQAGIYGGWDGWKYAVSRDGAWIDPDVGMKDFKLKEADRVLVYYAGNDTQLVNSLTLSASQPGEEEPFSVTVTQIKWVWDNATNISSPVTSSASGVEVAVGDRKATTGEDGKAVFAEGVPAGDYTLTVTGYVTDNAPTIAKYSQAVKVISKNVPVHLSVEGPEGPVAEGALQASNALAALKKLTASGNIPLEITESSYGSYVSGINGIKNGTHDGYWNFLVSRGGKWIYPSEGMGDFKLQAQDKVLVYFAGANTKVVNSVAVSPPQPKPGETFKVTVTGVEWVWNNTTFASEPVVSPAAGVKVTIGGKTVTTDSQGVAVFEGGLSGKIYTLAVTGYVAEATPNIARYTDSLKVAPGNVTSYLSIEGPQGPVAEGTLEAYNAFDALQQLADANNIPLKVTESSFGIFVGGINGIENGAYNNQGYWAFAVLRGGAWIYPDVGLNDYILQTSDKVLVYYAGENTQVVDSVQISPAQPKQGEAFTAKVTQKKWVWNNDTYTSDPVTSPAAGVQVTVGDKTITANEQGLATFEGGLPAKTYTLAVSGYVEGGTPKIARYTQPLTVTASVEVPETASATLTVIGDTTKGTILAGTKMTLNEGETAYSLLIRQLGSKVVSGGSGDSVYIKAIDGLAERDRGEKSGWMYSVNGVYPDYSSGSYKLSSGDAVAWRYTLNGGDDLKGSAGGSSGTGGAAAGTGGSTVNVDITPDNTLPLNQVGQTTAVSNLSTKMTPAAAAALRQKLAANVAVFEQEVTPGAAATLQDSGGEVKLQLPAGSVSGNVKISVRETNSERAELVSGLYDFKPDGTKFVKPADLSITVPVTAVNPANLALAWLDESTGRWIPVPAALDAQSGVITGKVSHFTAFAVVDRSKWEPQPQQLKSDIAATAKAITAAEEISDWQAIGLARSGHTVPAAYLNGVKEQLAANKGEFRKVTDYERLALAVAAAGGDPQNIGGYNLIEKIYNNDHMVSQGSNGLIFALIALDSGSYTVPANAQWTKERLIKSILELQSKDGGFPLTAGSTDDVDITAMAVTALSSHNDQAEVKAAADKAIGWLSQQQLEGGGFKLSGAENSESTSQVIIALSAAGVGPNDSRFIKAKGGLLSHLASFRQSTGGYAHSAGQPENSLATEQALLALAAYNRFLAGEAKLFSISPADSGSVSFADEGKISAWALDSVHKAYEQKLMEGVSGSSLIFAPKQNITRAEFAALLLRLTDQTPAAASAAPVFSDVKAGTWYYGAVLKAKELGWVGGVTDTTFNPNGWITREDMAVMISRAFKLENGSAASAKTAKFTDERRISSYALSAVHTVTESGYMTGFNGGFDPSSAVTREMAAVVAVRLP
- a CDS encoding DUF4430 domain-containing protein, whose amino-acid sequence is MSKQSKRWLFYPLLLLLAALLLAGCSSGERQSAGSDLNSAANTTATQSPAPDNAASPQTGDAANTAPPSEPAGSTASPSAEASAALEGAATSAPPDTAAGTVTSPVPAGTTAPAAHSPAAGTAGAAAAKASAAPGAAGGASAGPAESSAKPAATARPSAGANKPAATARPSAGANKPAATARPAAAVTQPPSEAAAPAKPAAAESTATVSITGDEEYGVILAPAAFEIEKGESALELLKRITRKNKIQMEYQGSKGFAYVEGIDNLYEFDHGAESGWMYKVNGEFPGKGAGSYTVQPGDAIEWLYTLDLGKDLGAKAP